Proteins from one Mycobacterium sp. SMC-2 genomic window:
- a CDS encoding DUF4190 domain-containing protein, translating to MTAPGDGFGEGADGDQAKPSPAGGGAPEQPEAPWEPPAPAPAAEYPTPAYPPAGYPTEYPTGYSAQYPPPPPGYGPPPGYDQPPGYGAPPHQPGPSQFGGPPGGYGPSPYPGGYYPAPDYLGGYGPPSGVKPGTNKLAIASLISSFTGVFCCCLGSIVAIVLGAIAINQIKRTQQDGYGLAVAGIAIGIATLAVTLIVAMFALHSR from the coding sequence ATGACAGCGCCCGGCGATGGCTTCGGCGAAGGCGCCGACGGCGACCAGGCGAAACCGTCCCCCGCCGGCGGCGGGGCCCCCGAACAGCCAGAGGCTCCGTGGGAACCGCCGGCGCCGGCGCCGGCAGCCGAATACCCGACCCCGGCATATCCGCCGGCGGGCTATCCCACCGAGTACCCCACTGGTTATTCGGCCCAATACCCGCCGCCCCCACCCGGTTACGGGCCGCCGCCCGGGTATGACCAGCCCCCGGGTTATGGCGCACCGCCGCACCAACCGGGGCCGTCCCAATTCGGTGGGCCGCCCGGCGGCTATGGGCCGTCGCCCTATCCGGGTGGCTACTACCCGGCGCCGGACTACCTGGGCGGCTACGGGCCGCCGAGCGGAGTGAAACCGGGGACGAACAAGCTCGCTATCGCGTCACTCATCTCGTCGTTCACCGGCGTGTTCTGCTGCTGCCTCGGCTCGATTGTGGCCATCGTGCTCGGCGCGATCGCGATCAATCAGATCAAGCGGACCCAGCAAGACGGCTACGGCCTCGCGGTCGCCGGCATCGCCATCGGCATCGCGACCCTGGCGGTGACCCTGATCGTCGCGATGTTCGCGCTGCACTCGCGTTAG